The Cylindrospermopsis curvispora GIHE-G1 genome contains a region encoding:
- a CDS encoding Calx-beta domain-containing protein gives MISLTPSATISFSTDAFQFTEGNSQSFANSNVVTINRSGDLSSVHSIEVIISSGSPGSAIGGDSASGLTDYENTSFPITVTFDPGETSQTIQIPIYGDTTVESADTIVLALVNPSGGASLGTNPTATLTIQNDDSRGLLDIVFVQDLSGSFGDDIATVRGLIPNFISNILNFEPNAQFAVASFVDKPTSPFGSGGDYVYRTDLPLTSNITDVQTTYDNLVILSGDDTNESQLEALMQTGLRAGEIGFREGSKRLAIIFTDAPYHVAGDGSAASIYAPNNGNDILDGTPPGTGEDYPSIAQVANVLSAAGVGVIPVFAVTSENISAYESLIAELGGVGSVVSLASDSSNITSAVQTALGEVVNISVTADPNLLTTESGGSVTFTVSLTSQPSADVTIPIYSSDITEGVVDVTALTFTPTNFNIGQTVTVTGVDDALVDSNVSYTIFTGKAVSSDLNYNSLDAADVAVVNEDNEVVSKQYYTFTYNYGNGDSYSGYGYAAAGTYVTGQTLSPYPNETGNSGYYTIDSIREEITGSIGYVYVTSYTDQDTTFGRTTNVSSNSYGTGLGSEYGNAYDASGNGIDSYFSIYYEADLIILPPKLSIQATDAVKAEGNSGLTSFTFNVNRVGDLSYSSSVNWRVVGSTTRPAEADDFYGGLYPEGILSFAPNQANATITVEVNGDTYTEPDEFFAVTLFNPVNSTLDTSSIAYNITSSVSGGYGVTTNYYSLAGGGGRFVMDYEMYWIPDQAEIFINGSLAASTGGFVSGSGSLNLDTYNLQSGDMVRVVMTGSDPGTAWDYTVQYDGGAQTLNYIADGLILNDDYIKYNFTYFYGNGDKYSGFVFAPLGTYTVGQLPDYYDNETGTQKGYYVIDSVEYGVAGTNGYVQVTSYTDADTGFGEAISVSSGVYSGLGSEYGYAYNSDGNAFDPYFSKFSEADIIGQEYTFTYFYGNGDNYSGYGFAPLGTYTVGQLPDYYDNETGTQKGYYVINSINSINSVEDGATGTNGYVYITSYTDADTGFGTTTNVSGGLYAYGLGSEYGYAYNSDGNTFDPYFNSYYEADIIGQKYTFTYFYGNGDNYSGYGFAPLGTYTVGQLPDYYDNETGTQKGYYVINSINSINSVEDGATGTNGYVYITSYTDADTGFGETTNIWDGRGYSGLGSEYGYAYNSDGNTFDRYFNSYYEADIIGQQYTFTYFYGNGDNYSGYGFAPLGTYTVGQLPDYYDNETGTQKGYYVINSVEDGATGTKDYVQVTSYTDADTGFGETTSIYSGSGYYGLGSEYGYAFNANPWTGDTYFSRYNEADLPAALKVQVNLLADDGGKPGEVLADNRVGLNHSFFVQIQAGDFRPNAAGVVGLNLDFAWNGSILESINFNPSLDITSNFPYQQGGTLASDGLIDDLSGGSLPEFGTGKAIGVNQLETFALLHFSTQNYGNWWGNYFTTTVNDVSLADDNPYYSLNVETDQPVYVVTPYAKYNFTYTYANGDSYTGYVYAVEGTYTEGQIIAGTTNETGFAGSYTIGSTVETTLDVWYNNRVYVTSYTDADTGFGETTNISKYWWGGNGDYGLGSENGYAYDSNGLSSDPFFGADGSGIHKEADILNQKYTFTYTYGNGDSYSGYGYALAGTYTEGQIVGYYTTQIVGYYPNETESSGTPGHYTINSVEAETTSSSVNNHVYITSYTDNDTFYGETTNVSKHWWGGNGDSGLGSEYGYAYDSNGSAWDGGYFNKYYEADLVKATLSISDNSGNASDSSIKFTTQFPKRINYTESDFVRPNFADTTKYIEIANNGTGILQVVSLQVSDDVLGVTTNFKDLISSEVDYLLINPGASQQIQLTYDPSVAGENFSVANGLLLVTNDPYNPQHAIALQGKSTYDADINYDGKVGIGDLGPLNNAYKNFKEGIYDSTADINGDGDVGLGDLGLLTAQWGSVL, from the coding sequence ATGATCAGTCTTACACCATCAGCTACAATTAGCTTCAGTACAGATGCATTTCAATTTACTGAAGGAAATAGTCAATCGTTCGCTAATAGCAATGTTGTGACTATAAACAGATCAGGAGACCTGAGTAGCGTACATAGTATAGAGGTAATCATTAGTAGTGGTAGTCCCGGGTCGGCAATTGGGGGTGACAGCGCCAGTGGATTAACTGACTATGAAAATACGAGTTTTCCCATAACAGTAACTTTTGATCCTGGTGAAACCAGTCAGACAATCCAGATCCCGATCTATGGAGACACTACAGTAGAGTCGGCGGATACTATTGTTTTAGCACTGGTGAATCCTTCCGGAGGAGCAAGTCTTGGAACAAATCCAACTGCTACATTAACGATACAGAATGATGATAGTCGCGGGCTTCTTGACATTGTCTTTGTGCAGGATTTGTCGGGATCTTTTGGTGATGATATTGCAACCGTTAGAGGTCTGATCCCCAACTTTATCAGTAACATCCTTAACTTTGAGCCCAATGCCCAGTTCGCAGTGGCTTCCTTTGTCGATAAACCAACCTCTCCCTTTGGATCGGGTGGTGATTATGTTTATCGTACTGATCTCCCCCTTACATCTAACATTACGGATGTACAAACAACTTATGACAATTTGGTGATCCTTAGTGGAGACGATACTAATGAATCGCAACTAGAAGCTTTAATGCAGACGGGGCTGCGGGCAGGCGAAATTGGTTTTCGAGAAGGATCTAAACGACTAGCCATTATCTTTACGGATGCTCCTTATCATGTCGCGGGTGATGGTTCTGCAGCTAGTATTTACGCACCCAACAATGGAAACGATATTCTAGACGGCACACCACCAGGAACTGGAGAAGATTATCCCAGCATCGCCCAGGTCGCGAATGTTCTCAGTGCTGCTGGGGTCGGAGTTATCCCCGTTTTTGCTGTTACTTCTGAAAACATCAGTGCCTATGAGTCTTTGATCGCCGAATTAGGCGGTGTTGGTTCTGTTGTTTCCTTAGCGAGTGATAGTTCTAATATTACAAGTGCGGTCCAAACGGCCTTGGGGGAAGTTGTCAATATCAGTGTTACTGCTGACCCCAATCTGTTGACGACTGAATCTGGAGGATCGGTAACTTTTACAGTCTCTTTAACCAGTCAGCCAAGTGCGGATGTAACTATTCCCATTTACAGTTCTGATATCACAGAAGGAGTTGTTGATGTTACTGCTTTGACGTTTACTCCCACCAATTTTAACATTGGGCAGACGGTCACTGTAACTGGTGTGGATGATGCTTTAGTAGATAGTAATGTAAGTTACACCATTTTTACTGGTAAAGCGGTCAGTAGTGATTTAAATTATAACAGTCTTGACGCAGCTGATGTTGCTGTTGTCAACGAGGATAATGAGGTAGTTTCGAAGCAATATTATACCTTTACTTATAACTATGGCAATGGGGATAGCTATTCAGGTTATGGCTACGCAGCAGCGGGCACTTATGTTACAGGTCAAACCTTGAGTCCTTACCCAAACGAAACTGGCAATTCGGGTTACTATACTATTGATTCCATCCGGGAAGAGATTACGGGTTCTATTGGTTATGTCTATGTTACCAGCTACACTGATCAAGACACAACCTTCGGGAGAACAACCAACGTCTCTAGTAATAGTTATGGCACTGGCTTAGGGTCTGAGTACGGAAATGCTTATGATGCCAGTGGCAATGGTATTGATTCTTACTTTAGTATTTACTATGAAGCGGATTTAATCATCTTGCCACCGAAGCTGTCTATCCAAGCGACAGATGCAGTAAAAGCAGAGGGCAATAGCGGATTGACATCATTTACATTTAATGTAAATAGAGTGGGTGACCTATCTTATAGTTCATCGGTCAATTGGCGTGTTGTCGGTAGTACTACTCGCCCTGCTGAGGCTGATGATTTCTACGGCGGTTTGTACCCTGAAGGTATACTTTCCTTTGCTCCCAATCAGGCTAACGCGACAATCACTGTAGAGGTAAACGGTGACACCTATACCGAACCAGATGAATTTTTTGCAGTAACGCTATTTAATCCTGTAAATTCAACTCTAGATACTTCATCGATAGCTTACAACATTACTAGCAGCGTTTCAGGTGGTTATGGAGTAACAACAAACTATTACTCCCTAGCTGGTGGTGGTGGACGGTTTGTGATGGATTATGAAATGTATTGGATCCCGGATCAGGCTGAAATTTTTATCAATGGTTCACTGGCGGCTAGCACGGGCGGATTTGTTTCCGGTAGCGGATCTCTAAACTTAGACACATATAATCTCCAGTCAGGTGACATGGTGAGGGTTGTCATGACTGGGTCAGATCCCGGAACTGCCTGGGACTATACAGTACAATACGACGGTGGTGCTCAGACTCTCAACTATATTGCCGATGGTCTGATTCTCAATGACGACTATATCAAGTATAATTTTACCTATTTCTATGGAAATGGAGATAAGTACTCTGGTTTCGTGTTTGCACCATTGGGAACCTACACAGTAGGTCAGTTACCCGATTACTATGACAATGAAACGGGGACACAAAAGGGCTACTATGTTATTGACTCTGTTGAATATGGTGTAGCTGGCACAAATGGTTATGTCCAGGTCACCAGTTACACTGATGCTGATACAGGCTTTGGCGAAGCTATAAGTGTATCCTCGGGAGTTTACTCTGGCTTAGGCTCAGAGTATGGCTATGCCTATAATAGTGATGGCAATGCATTTGATCCCTACTTTAGTAAATTCTCCGAAGCTGACATTATCGGGCAGGAATATACCTTTACCTATTTCTATGGAAATGGAGATAATTACTCTGGTTACGGCTTTGCACCATTGGGAACCTACACAGTAGGTCAGTTACCTGATTACTATGACAATGAAACGGGGACACAAAAAGGCTACTATGTCATTAACTCCATTAACTCCATTAACTCCGTTGAAGATGGTGCAACTGGCACAAATGGCTATGTTTATATCACCAGTTATACTGATGCTGATACAGGCTTTGGCACTACCACTAATGTATCCGGTGGTCTTTATGCGTATGGTTTAGGCTCAGAGTATGGCTATGCTTATAATAGTGATGGCAATACATTTGATCCATACTTCAATTCATACTACGAAGCTGACATTATCGGGCAGAAATACACCTTTACCTATTTCTATGGAAATGGAGATAATTACTCTGGTTACGGCTTTGCACCATTAGGAACCTACACAGTAGGTCAGTTACCTGATTACTATGACAATGAAACGGGGACACAAAAAGGCTACTATGTCATTAACTCCATTAACTCCATTAACTCCGTTGAAGATGGTGCAACTGGCACAAATGGCTATGTTTATATCACCAGTTATACTGATGCTGACACAGGCTTTGGCGAAACTACGAATATCTGGGATGGTCGTGGCTATTCTGGCTTAGGTTCAGAGTATGGCTATGCTTATAATAGTGATGGCAATACATTTGATCGATACTTCAATTCATACTACGAAGCTGACATTATCGGGCAGCAATATACCTTTACCTATTTCTATGGAAATGGAGATAATTACTCCGGTTACGGCTTTGCACCATTGGGAACCTACACAGTAGGTCAGTTACCTGATTACTATGACAATGAAACGGGGACACAAAAAGGCTACTATGTCATTAACTCCGTTGAAGATGGTGCAACCGGCACAAAAGATTATGTCCAGGTTACCAGTTATACTGATGCTGACACAGGCTTTGGCGAGACTACAAGTATCTATTCGGGTAGCGGTTATTATGGCTTAGGTTCAGAGTATGGCTATGCCTTCAACGCCAACCCTTGGACAGGAGACACTTACTTTAGTCGCTACAACGAGGCAGACTTGCCCGCAGCGTTGAAAGTGCAGGTTAATCTGTTAGCAGACGATGGTGGCAAACCAGGTGAGGTTTTGGCTGATAATAGGGTGGGACTCAACCATTCCTTCTTTGTGCAGATTCAGGCAGGTGATTTTCGTCCTAATGCGGCCGGGGTTGTTGGTTTAAACCTCGATTTTGCCTGGAATGGCTCGATATTGGAATCCATTAACTTTAATCCGTCCCTGGATATCACCTCTAATTTCCCCTACCAACAGGGTGGAACCCTAGCCTCCGACGGTTTGATTGATGACCTAAGTGGCGGTTCTCTCCCAGAATTTGGAACTGGAAAGGCGATCGGCGTTAATCAGCTGGAGACCTTTGCTTTGTTGCATTTCTCTACCCAGAATTATGGAAATTGGTGGGGTAATTACTTTACCACAACAGTCAACGATGTTAGTCTGGCTGATGATAATCCCTACTACTCCCTAAATGTTGAGACCGATCAGCCTGTTTATGTTGTTACCCCTTATGCCAAGTATAATTTCACTTATACCTATGCTAATGGCGACAGCTATACTGGCTATGTCTATGCGGTAGAAGGAACTTATACTGAGGGACAGATTATTGCCGGTACCACTAACGAAACGGGATTTGCTGGATCCTACACCATTGGTTCCACTGTTGAGACAACATTAGACGTTTGGTATAACAACAGGGTATATGTGACTAGCTATACGGATGCTGATACTGGCTTTGGTGAAACTACTAATATTTCGAAATATTGGTGGGGGGGAAATGGTGATTATGGCTTAGGTTCAGAAAATGGCTATGCCTACGATAGCAATGGGTTAAGCAGTGATCCGTTCTTTGGGGCTGATGGTTCTGGGATTCATAAGGAAGCCGATATTCTCAACCAGAAATATACCTTTACCTATACTTATGGTAATGGCGATAGCTACAGTGGTTATGGTTATGCATTAGCTGGAACCTACACTGAAGGTCAGATTGTTGGCTATTACACCACTCAGATTGTTGGCTATTACCCCAACGAAACTGAGTCATCTGGTACTCCCGGACATTACACCATTAATTCCGTTGAAGCTGAAACAACTAGTTCCAGTGTAAATAACCACGTTTATATCACCAGTTATACTGATAATGATACCTTTTACGGAGAAACCACCAATGTTTCCAAACATTGGTGGGGAGGAAATGGTGATTCTGGCTTAGGCTCGGAATATGGCTATGCCTACGATAGCAATGGCAGTGCTTGGGATGGAGGATATTTCAATAAATACTACGAAGCTGATTTAGTGAAAGCAACTCTCTCCATTAGCGACAACTCCGGTAATGCCAGTGACTCCAGTATCAAGTTCACCACTCAATTCCCTAAACGCATAAACTATACCGAAAGCGATTTCGTACGTCCCAATTTTGCGGATACCACAAAATACATCGAGATTGCCAACAACGGAACGGGAATTTTGCAAGTAGTTTCTTTGCAAGTTTCTGACGATGTGCTGGGAGTGACTACCAACTTTAAAGACTTAATCAGTTCAGAGGTGGACTATCTCTTAATCAATCCAGGAGCAAGCCAACAAATTCAACTAACCTATGATCCGTCTGTAGCAGGTGAAAACTTCTCCGTTGCGAATGGACTACTCCTGGTTACCAATGACCCCTATAACCCCCAACACGCAATCGCCTTGCAGGGTAAATCCACTTATGACGCAGACATCAACTACGATGGAAAAGTGGGAATTGGTGATTTAGGCCCCTTGAATAACGCATACAAAAACTTTAAGGAAGGAATTTACGATTCTACAGCGGACATTAATGGGGATGGAGATGTGGGTCTTGGGGATTTAGGTCTACTCACAGCACAATGGGGGTCGGTTTTGTAG
- a CDS encoding cadherin repeat domain-containing protein, whose product MALQLKLQLFTNNNGLIGDPINEVPFENSFFLQILAGDFRSDAEGLIGFVTDLQWQPGQIQALDDPFDPKTLVTSSFPLFVGGTLDKTLGLINDLTGGSLPEFGRGEAIGIKKWEPFANLLFQAISTKIINVTDFTLTPDLSNLSFADGYINNAPIISDPGIVLENSNPTILTVSDPNPSDILIFKITGGADQQWFTLNTNGELLFNLSENQSPDYENPLDSDQNNSYQVEITAYDNFGELKFGNLENTVLGVTTVRMLIIEVINVNETPTNISLNTTTVDENTPTNTVIGTFSTTDPDAGNTFTYSLVGGDTDNSVFSIVDNQLQINNSPDFETKSSYSIRVKTTDQDGLEFEKTLTITVNNLNEAPTFPSGIATFSSVENSTLVGMITAATDPDEDTLTYSIGGADTNKFNFDTSNRVLSFKTAPDFEASGSAVGTNVYTVTVTATDGAGLTATQAVTVNVTDVVEVGNPPLITSSSTFFVAENSTVVEAITATDANLEDILTYIISGGLDQSLFTIDANTGVLGFVTAPDFEAPGDTGTDNFYNLQIQVTDSKNPVTQDLIVAVNNLNEAPTDIILININLDENVPINTVIGAFSTTDPDAGNTFTYSLVGGGADNPVFSIIDNQLQINNSPDFETKSSYSIRVKTTDQDGLEFEKTLGITVNNLNEAPTDIILDNFSVDENVPINTVIGAFSTTDPDAGNTFTYSLVGGGADNPVFSIVGNQLQINNSPDFETKSSYSIRVKTTDQDGLEFEKTLGITVNNLNEAPTDIILDNFSVDENVPINTVIGAFSTTDPDAGNTFTYSLVGGGADNPVFSIVGNQLQINNSPDFETKSSYSIRVKTTDQDGLEFEKTLGITVNNLNEAPTDIILDNFSVDENVPINTVIGAFSTTDPDARNTFTYSLVGGGADNPVFSIVGNQLQINNSPDFETKSSYSIRVKTTDQDGLEFEKTLGITVNNLNETLTITDSSGDVNDRSIEFTTPLSKFRNNATDSVFIRPSYPDTEQYVNLTNNGSVVLTVFGIQVNAPNVTIDYNFGTQGNLFLNPGQTQKIQLKYAPTGARENFNQGNGLIITSNSDNLPIAQVSLRGKSTFNGDLSYDGKVSFGDLGPLTANWDRTSITTPWDPTADINGDGKVGFGDLGQLTAQWNQSVF is encoded by the coding sequence ATGGCACTACAACTGAAACTGCAATTATTCACGAATAATAATGGGCTGATAGGTGATCCCATCAATGAAGTCCCATTTGAAAATAGCTTTTTTCTGCAAATTTTGGCAGGGGATTTTCGTTCTGATGCAGAGGGTTTAATTGGCTTCGTCACTGATTTACAATGGCAACCTGGTCAAATTCAAGCTCTGGATGATCCCTTTGATCCCAAAACCCTAGTTACGAGCAGTTTTCCTTTGTTTGTGGGTGGGACTTTAGATAAAACTCTTGGCTTGATTAATGACTTAACAGGAGGATCCCTACCTGAATTTGGGAGAGGAGAGGCCATTGGCATTAAGAAATGGGAACCCTTTGCGAACTTGTTATTTCAGGCGATCAGCACTAAAATTATCAATGTTACAGACTTTACTCTCACGCCAGATCTTTCCAACCTATCCTTTGCTGATGGCTATATTAATAATGCTCCCATCATTTCAGACCCGGGGATAGTTTTAGAAAATAGCAATCCAACTATCCTAACAGTTTCCGACCCCAATCCATCGGATATATTAATATTTAAGATTACAGGGGGGGCTGACCAACAGTGGTTTACCCTAAATACTAACGGGGAATTGCTCTTTAATTTGAGTGAAAATCAATCACCTGATTATGAAAATCCTTTAGATAGCGATCAAAATAATTCTTATCAAGTCGAAATTACTGCTTATGATAACTTTGGTGAGTTGAAATTTGGCAACCTGGAGAACACCGTCCTTGGCGTCACAACGGTAAGAATGCTGATAATTGAAGTTATCAACGTCAATGAAACGCCTACAAATATAAGCCTAAATACTACTACTGTAGATGAGAATACACCCACTAATACGGTAATTGGGACTTTTTCTACAACCGACCCGGATGCTGGAAATACTTTTACCTATAGTTTAGTGGGGGGAGATACCGATAACTCAGTCTTCTCCATTGTTGATAACCAACTCCAAATTAATAATTCCCCCGATTTTGAAACCAAGAGTAGTTACAGTATTCGGGTAAAAACTACAGATCAAGACGGACTAGAATTTGAGAAAACCTTAACCATTACTGTTAATAACCTCAATGAAGCGCCGACCTTTCCTAGTGGTATTGCTACCTTCTCCTCGGTGGAGAACAGCACCCTAGTGGGAATGATTACTGCAGCTACAGATCCAGATGAAGATACTCTTACTTACAGTATAGGGGGAGCAGATACAAACAAATTTAATTTTGATACCAGCAATCGTGTTCTGAGCTTTAAGACTGCCCCTGACTTTGAAGCGTCAGGTAGTGCAGTAGGAACCAACGTCTACACTGTGACCGTTACCGCCACCGATGGTGCGGGTCTAACTGCTACCCAAGCGGTTACCGTGAATGTGACCGATGTGGTGGAAGTTGGCAATCCACCACTAATAACTAGCAGCTCCACCTTCTTTGTAGCAGAAAACAGTACTGTAGTAGAAGCTATTACAGCTACTGATGCAAATCTGGAAGATATTCTGACCTATATCATTAGTGGAGGATTAGACCAGAGTTTATTCACGATTGATGCTAATACGGGAGTTTTGGGTTTTGTTACTGCTCCTGATTTTGAAGCACCAGGAGATACAGGAACTGATAACTTTTACAACCTACAAATCCAAGTTACGGATAGCAAGAATCCCGTCACCCAAGACCTGATTGTCGCCGTTAATAACCTCAACGAAGCACCAACGGATATAATTCTAATTAACATCAATCTAGATGAGAATGTACCCATCAATACGGTAATTGGGGCTTTTTCCACAACTGACCCAGATGCTGGAAATACCTTTACCTATAGTTTGGTAGGGGGAGGTGCGGATAACCCAGTCTTCTCCATTATTGATAACCAACTGCAAATTAATAATTCTCCCGATTTTGAAACCAAGAGTAGTTATAGTATTCGGGTAAAAACCACAGACCAAGACGGACTAGAATTTGAGAAAACCCTGGGGATTACTGTTAATAACCTCAATGAAGCACCAACGGATATAATTCTGGATAATTTTAGTGTAGATGAGAATGTACCCATCAATACGGTAATTGGGGCTTTTTCCACAACTGACCCAGATGCTGGAAATACCTTTACCTATAGTTTGGTAGGGGGAGGTGCGGATAACCCAGTCTTCTCCATTGTTGGTAACCAACTGCAAATTAATAATTCTCCCGATTTTGAAACCAAGAGTAGTTATAGTATTCGAGTAAAAACCACAGACCAAGACGGACTAGAATTTGAGAAAACCCTGGGGATTACTGTTAATAACCTCAATGAAGCACCAACGGATATAATTCTGGATAATTTTAGTGTAGATGAGAATGTACCCATCAATACGGTAATTGGGGCTTTTTCCACAACTGACCCAGATGCTGGAAATACCTTTACCTATAGTTTGGTAGGGGGAGGTGCGGATAACCCAGTCTTCTCCATTGTTGGTAACCAACTGCAAATTAATAATTCTCCCGATTTTGAAACCAAGAGTAGTTATAGTATTCGAGTAAAAACCACAGACCAAGACGGACTAGAATTTGAGAAAACCCTGGGGATTACTGTTAATAACCTCAATGAAGCACCAACGGATATAATTCTGGATAATTTTAGTGTAGATGAGAATGTACCCATCAATACGGTAATTGGGGCTTTTTCCACAACTGACCCAGATGCTAGAAATACCTTTACCTATAGTTTGGTAGGGGGAGGTGCGGATAACCCAGTCTTCTCCATTGTTGGTAACCAACTGCAAATTAATAATTCCCCCGATTTTGAAACCAAGAGTAGTTACAGTATTCGGGTAAAAACCACAGACCAAGACGGACTGGAATTTGAGAAAACCCTAGGGATTACTGTTAATAACCTCAATGAAACGTTGACAATTACTGACAGTTCCGGAGATGTCAATGACCGTTCTATCGAGTTTACTACACCTCTCTCAAAATTCCGCAACAATGCCACTGATAGTGTTTTTATCCGTCCTAGTTATCCAGACACGGAACAATACGTTAACCTAACCAATAATGGTTCCGTGGTGCTAACAGTATTCGGTATTCAGGTCAATGCACCTAATGTGACCATAGATTATAACTTTGGTACTCAGGGAAACCTCTTCCTTAATCCGGGACAAACACAGAAAATTCAACTTAAATATGCTCCCACTGGTGCCAGAGAGAACTTTAATCAGGGTAATGGGTTAATAATTACTAGTAACTCTGACAACCTACCCATAGCTCAAGTATCCTTAAGAGGTAAGTCTACCTTTAATGGCGACCTGAGTTACGATGGTAAAGTAAGTTTTGGAGATCTGGGACCCCTGACAGCTAATTGGGATCGGACTTCCATTACAACCCCATGGGATCCGACAGCGGATATTAATGGAGATGGGAAGGTCGGGTTTGGAGATTTGGGTCAACTCACAGCACAATGGAATCAGTCCGTTTTTTAG